Proteins found in one Haloferax litoreum genomic segment:
- a CDS encoding GNAT family N-acetyltransferase yields MVTDYHLRPSFPDPETYVTLREAAGMAPRSLAAAKRGLPNTIFGVTVVSGDEDDVDDGTVVGMGRLVGDGGTVYQVVDVAVHPDHQGKGLGTRVMDALVDYLDKEAPPSAFVNLFADVDGYYERWGFEPTAPASKGMFLRVTEDGVRGRRE; encoded by the coding sequence ATCGTGACCGACTACCATCTCCGACCATCGTTCCCCGACCCAGAGACGTACGTGACCCTCCGTGAAGCCGCTGGGATGGCCCCTCGTTCGCTCGCCGCCGCGAAGCGAGGACTCCCGAACACGATTTTCGGTGTCACCGTCGTGAGTGGCGATGAGGACGACGTCGACGATGGAACAGTCGTCGGTATGGGTCGTCTGGTCGGCGACGGTGGGACCGTCTATCAGGTCGTCGACGTCGCAGTTCACCCAGACCATCAGGGCAAGGGTCTGGGGACGCGCGTGATGGACGCTCTCGTCGACTACCTCGACAAGGAGGCCCCGCCGTCGGCGTTTGTGAATCTCTTCGCCGACGTCGATGGCTACTACGAGCGATGGGGGTTCGAACCGACGGCCCCGGCGTCGAAGGGCATGTTCCTGCGAGTCACCGAAGACGGGGTTCGCGGCCGGCGCGAGTGA
- a CDS encoding class I SAM-dependent methyltransferase codes for MESDDSTDYYDTWARVYDAEGTPTRDVSYYVDRAVDVGGRVLEVGCGTGRIYLELLRAGVDADGIDLSMGMLDQLRENAAADGLDPNVWQADMRDFTVSDPYDLVIVPFRAFLHNLTIDDQLSALRSLLDATADDGELVLNFYAPDCEFVVENYGTEEVEAVEIDGEQYRVLHRADFEDEVAGIVRGEKVLFDENDDVVVSESYRLKSVTKREFELLLRLVGASSWEVTNFDGDPPTSVTDELVWSISP; via the coding sequence ATGGAATCGGACGACAGCACCGACTACTACGACACGTGGGCACGAGTCTACGACGCAGAGGGGACTCCCACACGAGACGTGTCGTACTACGTCGACCGGGCCGTCGACGTCGGTGGACGCGTCCTCGAAGTTGGGTGTGGAACGGGCCGAATCTACCTCGAACTCCTGCGCGCAGGCGTCGACGCGGACGGAATCGACCTCTCGATGGGGATGCTCGACCAGTTGCGCGAGAACGCGGCGGCAGACGGACTCGACCCCAACGTGTGGCAGGCGGACATGCGAGACTTCACCGTCTCCGACCCGTACGACCTCGTTATCGTTCCCTTCCGGGCCTTCCTTCACAACCTGACCATCGACGACCAACTGTCGGCCCTCCGTTCACTACTCGATGCGACGGCAGACGACGGCGAGTTGGTGTTGAACTTCTACGCGCCGGACTGCGAGTTCGTCGTGGAGAACTACGGGACCGAAGAAGTCGAAGCGGTGGAGATAGACGGCGAGCAGTACCGAGTCCTCCACCGAGCAGACTTCGAAGACGAGGTGGCGGGAATCGTGAGAGGCGAGAAGGTGCTGTTCGACGAGAACGACGACGTGGTCGTCTCGGAGTCGTACCGACTCAAGTCGGTGACGAAACGGGAGTTCGAACTCCTGTTACGACTCGTCGGCGCGTCGTCGTGGGAGGTGACGAACTTCGACGGCGACCCGCCGACGTCGGTGACAGACGAACTCGTGTGGTCGATTAGCCCGTAG
- the map gene encoding type II methionyl aminopeptidase — protein MSIGPLDDETVEKYREAGEVLRTVMDESAEMVEPGVTHLEVAEYAEERIRELADGCAFPANISVNEEASHASPGRDDDTVFGEDMVCLDLGVHVDGYIADSAVTVDLSGNDELVESAEEALDAALDMVEAGAHTGKIGAEIEDVIRGYGYTPVLNLSGHGVEQWDAHTDPTIPNRGADRGVELEVGDVVAIEPFATDGSGKVTEGSKNEIYSLVHDRSVRDRMSRKLLDEVREKYKLLPFAARWFEGGRSEMAIRRLEQQGVLRGYPVLKEEEGAMVGQAEDTVIVTEDGYENITR, from the coding sequence ATGAGCATCGGACCCCTCGACGACGAGACAGTCGAGAAGTATCGAGAAGCAGGGGAGGTCCTCCGAACGGTGATGGACGAGTCGGCCGAGATGGTCGAACCCGGTGTCACCCACCTCGAAGTGGCCGAATACGCCGAGGAACGAATTCGCGAACTGGCAGACGGGTGTGCGTTCCCGGCCAACATCAGCGTCAACGAAGAGGCGTCGCACGCGAGTCCGGGACGCGACGACGACACCGTCTTCGGCGAGGACATGGTCTGTCTGGACCTCGGTGTCCACGTCGACGGCTACATCGCCGACTCGGCGGTGACCGTGGACCTCTCGGGCAACGACGAACTCGTCGAGTCCGCCGAAGAGGCACTCGACGCCGCCCTCGACATGGTCGAAGCGGGCGCGCACACCGGGAAAATCGGTGCCGAAATCGAAGACGTGATTCGCGGCTACGGCTACACGCCGGTTCTCAACCTCTCGGGTCACGGTGTCGAACAGTGGGACGCCCACACCGACCCGACCATCCCGAACCGTGGTGCCGACCGCGGCGTCGAACTCGAAGTCGGCGACGTGGTCGCCATCGAACCGTTCGCAACCGACGGGTCCGGCAAGGTCACCGAAGGGTCGAAAAACGAGATATATAGTCTCGTCCACGACCGCTCGGTCCGCGACCGGATGTCCCGCAAACTCCTCGACGAAGTCCGCGAGAAGTACAAACTACTCCCCTTCGCGGCACGCTGGTTCGAAGGTGGTCGCTCCGAGATGGCCATCCGTCGCCTCGAACAGCAGGGCGTCCTCCGCGGGTACCCCGTCCTGAAGGAAGAAGAAGGCGCGATGGTTGGACAGGCCGAAGACACCGTCATCGTCACCGAAGACGGCTACGAGAACATCACTCGGTAA
- a CDS encoding metallophosphoesterase family protein — protein sequence MSVPSFHPDVAEQHHRVDIDEWDDVYVAGDVHGCLSALERLVDRIDPSDDDLVVFVGDLVRKGPDSKGVVDYVRERDNFLTVRGNNEEKLIRGTKEIDALTDDDLAWIENLPVAISWDGALVVHGGVHPEVPLEEHDVDKLENTRAMNPGDSYDGPFWFEHYDGPDRVFFGHTVMAHPAVFRYAMGLDTGAVYGGALSAYDLHADEIVSIDVDVTHESRKDSKILEPRQPALA from the coding sequence ATGAGTGTACCATCTTTCCACCCCGACGTCGCCGAACAGCACCACCGAGTCGACATCGACGAGTGGGACGACGTGTACGTCGCCGGCGACGTTCACGGGTGTCTCTCCGCGCTCGAACGACTCGTCGACCGCATCGACCCCTCGGACGACGACCTCGTGGTCTTCGTCGGTGACCTCGTTCGGAAGGGCCCCGACAGCAAAGGTGTCGTCGACTACGTCCGCGAGCGTGACAACTTCCTCACCGTCCGCGGAAACAACGAAGAGAAACTCATCCGCGGCACGAAGGAGATAGACGCCCTCACCGACGACGACCTGGCGTGGATAGAGAACCTCCCGGTCGCCATCTCGTGGGACGGTGCACTCGTCGTCCACGGCGGCGTCCACCCCGAGGTTCCGCTCGAAGAACACGACGTCGACAAACTCGAAAACACGCGCGCGATGAACCCCGGCGATAGCTACGACGGGCCGTTCTGGTTCGAACACTACGACGGGCCAGACCGCGTCTTCTTCGGACACACCGTCATGGCGCACCCGGCAGTGTTCCGGTACGCGATGGGTCTGGACACTGGCGCAGTCTACGGTGGCGCACTCTCGGCGTACGACCTCCACGCGGACGAAATCGTCTCTATCGACGTGGACGTGACTCACGAGTCGCGGAAAGACTCGAAGATTCTCGAACCCCGGCAACCCGCGCTGGCCTGA
- a CDS encoding cation diffusion facilitator family transporter: MERKRAIRRVAVVVLVANVLLVLGKGAVWWTTGSLAVGSEAVNSLADVIYSTIILAGLYLTTKPPDFEHPHGHERIEPFVSLFVAVGIFAAGGAILWQSTSSILDQSYGGAAGTLGVLVLVAAGVFKYVLYRYCLNVGKESNSPALVAAALDNRNDILTAAAALVGVVGAQMGYPILDPLAAMVVSIGIIYTGYEIVRDNVNYLVGAAPPEYLRALIVQTALSHPDVQGAHDVVAHYVGPEIDVSLHIEVEGDMTLTEAHDIETWVVQAIRDIDEVDDVFVHIDPKELGEWKDDHDEDRFTMFTPDGGDDR; this comes from the coding sequence ATGGAGCGGAAACGGGCCATCCGTCGGGTCGCTGTCGTCGTCCTCGTGGCGAACGTCCTCCTCGTCCTCGGCAAGGGGGCGGTGTGGTGGACGACGGGGAGTCTGGCGGTCGGGTCCGAGGCGGTGAACAGTCTCGCTGACGTCATCTACAGCACGATTATCCTCGCCGGTCTCTACCTGACGACGAAACCGCCGGACTTCGAACACCCCCACGGGCACGAGCGAATCGAACCGTTCGTCTCGCTGTTCGTCGCCGTCGGTATCTTCGCGGCGGGTGGGGCCATCCTCTGGCAGAGTACGAGCAGTATCCTCGACCAGAGTTACGGCGGGGCCGCAGGGACCCTCGGTGTCCTCGTCCTCGTCGCCGCCGGCGTCTTCAAGTACGTGCTCTATCGCTACTGTTTGAACGTCGGCAAGGAGAGCAACTCGCCCGCCCTCGTGGCGGCAGCACTCGACAACCGCAACGACATCCTCACGGCGGCGGCGGCACTCGTCGGTGTCGTCGGCGCGCAGATGGGCTACCCGATTCTCGACCCACTGGCCGCGATGGTCGTCTCTATCGGCATCATCTACACTGGCTACGAAATCGTCCGTGACAACGTGAACTATCTCGTCGGTGCTGCGCCGCCGGAGTACCTCCGGGCACTCATCGTGCAGACGGCACTCTCACACCCCGACGTGCAGGGCGCACACGACGTGGTCGCCCACTACGTCGGCCCGGAAATCGACGTGAGTCTCCACATCGAAGTCGAGGGCGACATGACGCTCACCGAGGCTCACGACATCGAGACGTGGGTCGTTCAGGCCATCCGCGACATCGACGAAGTCGACGACGTGTTCGTTCACATCGACCCCAAGGAACTCGGCGAGTGGAAAGACGACCACGACGAAGACCGGTTCACGATGTTCACCCCGGACGGCGGTGACGACAGATAG
- a CDS encoding outer membrane protein assembly factor BamB family protein: protein MRLSRRDALKAVGAGTLAGLAGCLGGDDEGSTGEGRGDWPHPNFSPEGTSYNPRAVGPSSKPSEAWGVDVGGLALGRPAVSSDTVYYATGKSLRAFAVDDGTERWSVDVESQSGFRSPATIDSDHVYIGQTGERTGVLAFTHDGEEVWHAPTESSVLASVVRPNPDADHLYAADTDGYVFRIRVSDGTIGWKTRVFGPVVRLASRWDEVVVGTEAGEVVALLDGGPGHQPTGMWRTKLPGIIQSLATTRGGDVVAGAFGAGVARLRGAARAGRVGWHQEASSPHRSVVVGPDNVFATDGSGIHAYDVDDGSPSWKADGDFFAPPAGAGDTIFVSDTSDDGGVIAYDRSGGVGVGDARLGNHRWKHPLEGGATTGPTPAHDSVFVVESGPEDGSARLVALRTE from the coding sequence GTGAGACTCTCCAGACGCGACGCGCTCAAGGCAGTCGGGGCGGGCACACTCGCTGGCCTCGCGGGGTGTCTCGGCGGTGACGACGAAGGCTCGACAGGCGAGGGACGGGGAGATTGGCCACACCCGAACTTCTCGCCGGAAGGAACCAGCTACAACCCGCGTGCAGTCGGTCCGTCCTCGAAACCGAGCGAGGCGTGGGGCGTCGACGTCGGTGGGCTTGCACTCGGACGTCCGGCGGTCTCCAGCGATACCGTCTACTACGCGACGGGGAAGTCGCTTCGGGCGTTCGCCGTCGACGACGGCACGGAACGGTGGTCGGTCGACGTCGAGTCACAGAGCGGCTTTCGGTCGCCGGCGACTATCGATTCCGACCACGTCTACATCGGGCAGACAGGCGAGAGAACGGGCGTCCTCGCGTTCACCCACGACGGCGAGGAGGTGTGGCACGCACCGACCGAGTCGAGCGTCCTGGCATCCGTCGTCCGGCCGAATCCAGACGCCGACCACCTCTACGCCGCAGACACCGACGGCTACGTCTTCCGAATCCGAGTGAGCGACGGGACTATCGGGTGGAAGACCCGTGTGTTCGGACCGGTGGTTCGACTCGCTTCTCGGTGGGACGAAGTCGTCGTCGGCACCGAAGCAGGAGAAGTCGTCGCCCTCCTCGACGGAGGTCCGGGGCACCAACCGACCGGGATGTGGCGGACGAAACTGCCCGGGATAATCCAGTCACTCGCCACTACCCGCGGGGGCGACGTCGTCGCCGGCGCGTTCGGGGCCGGTGTCGCCCGACTTCGAGGCGCGGCCCGCGCCGGGCGTGTCGGCTGGCATCAAGAAGCATCCTCACCGCATCGCTCGGTGGTCGTCGGCCCGGACAACGTGTTTGCGACCGACGGAAGCGGTATCCACGCCTACGACGTCGACGACGGGTCTCCGTCGTGGAAGGCCGACGGGGACTTCTTCGCCCCGCCCGCGGGTGCTGGCGACACCATCTTCGTCTCGGACACGAGCGACGACGGCGGCGTCATCGCGTACGACCGTTCGGGCGGCGTTGGTGTCGGGGACGCGAGACTCGGGAACCACCGCTGGAAGCACCCGCTCGAAGGTGGTGCCACGACCGGACCGACGCCTGCGCACGACTCGGTGTTCGTCGTCGAATCGGGACCAGAAGACGGGTCGGCGAGATTGGTTGCGCTCCGAACGGAGTAA
- a CDS encoding S26 family signal peptidase, protein MSADGPPLSRIVARDTLQIVLGILVVGALLFVATGVWPPLVAVESGSMEPTLERGDLVVVTEKGRFTGPAADEFGVVTANASEGYARIGDAGDVVVYAPPGRRGSPIIHRAVFAVEAGENWYEEANETYVAGADSCAALRNCPAPHAGYITRGDNNDYYDQARGIAPPVRPQWIRAKAQFHVPYLGMVRLELQKAL, encoded by the coding sequence GTGTCTGCTGACGGTCCGCCACTCTCACGAATCGTCGCTCGCGACACCCTCCAGATAGTCCTCGGCATCCTCGTCGTCGGTGCCCTCCTCTTCGTCGCCACTGGCGTCTGGCCACCACTGGTCGCCGTCGAGAGCGGCAGTATGGAGCCAACCCTCGAACGTGGTGACCTCGTGGTCGTCACCGAGAAGGGGCGTTTCACCGGCCCTGCTGCCGACGAGTTCGGCGTGGTTACGGCGAACGCAAGCGAGGGGTACGCGCGAATCGGCGACGCCGGCGACGTCGTCGTCTACGCGCCACCGGGACGGCGCGGGTCCCCGATAATTCACCGGGCAGTATTCGCCGTCGAGGCGGGTGAGAACTGGTACGAAGAGGCCAACGAGACGTACGTCGCCGGCGCAGATTCGTGTGCAGCGTTACGCAACTGCCCCGCCCCACACGCGGGGTACATCACTCGCGGCGACAACAACGACTACTACGACCAGGCGAGAGGAATCGCGCCACCGGTCCGTCCGCAGTGGATACGAGCGAAGGCGCAGTTTCACGTGCCGTATCTCGGGATGGTCCGACTCGAACTTCAGAAGGCGCTCTAA
- the deoC gene encoding deoxyribose-phosphate aldolase — protein sequence MNRDDLAPRIDHTVLGPETTMKDVEHVLDDADEWGMNACIPPCYVEEAAEYAPDVLLATVIGFPHGQNTTAAKRQEAVDAWQAGADELDMVVNVGRLKAGEDELVTEDISEVVAAVPIPVKVIIETALLTEEEKHRACEAARDADAAFVKTSTGFADGGATVEDVELMAEYLPVKASGGVGSYEDALAMFEAGAERIGASSGVEIVSGAPDE from the coding sequence ATGAATCGAGACGACCTCGCCCCCCGAATCGACCACACGGTCCTCGGCCCCGAGACGACGATGAAAGACGTCGAGCACGTCCTCGACGACGCTGACGAGTGGGGGATGAACGCTTGCATCCCTCCGTGCTACGTCGAGGAGGCGGCCGAGTACGCACCCGACGTGCTTCTCGCGACGGTCATCGGGTTCCCACACGGACAGAACACGACGGCCGCGAAACGTCAAGAGGCGGTCGACGCGTGGCAGGCGGGCGCAGACGAACTGGACATGGTCGTCAACGTCGGCCGACTCAAAGCCGGCGAGGACGAACTCGTCACCGAAGACATCTCGGAAGTCGTCGCCGCCGTCCCCATTCCGGTGAAGGTCATCATCGAGACGGCCCTCCTCACCGAAGAAGAGAAGCACCGTGCGTGTGAGGCGGCTCGCGACGCAGACGCCGCGTTCGTCAAGACTTCGACCGGGTTCGCAGACGGCGGTGCGACAGTCGAAGACGTCGAACTCATGGCCGAGTATCTTCCCGTGAAGGCGTCCGGCGGCGTCGGGTCGTACGAGGACGCGCTGGCGATGTTCGAAGCGGGTGCAGAGCGTATCGGTGCCTCCTCGGGCGTCGAAATCGTCTCGGGCGCACCGGACGAATAA
- a CDS encoding DUF5518 domain-containing protein — protein MELNLRAIAYGFAATLIIGLLSGLTVPFTSFTLPTIGYILTGIIGGFVAGYMVTTGWTDGAVNGLVGTTLGAIFVAIGLVLFNILFTGVFFGLTTFAAAIVIIAIAGIPGALGGALGTMMKERSAARRTRPVA, from the coding sequence ATGGAACTCAACCTACGCGCGATTGCATACGGTTTCGCTGCAACGCTCATCATTGGCCTCCTCAGTGGCCTCACAGTGCCGTTTACGAGCTTCACACTCCCGACAATCGGCTACATACTGACTGGGATTATCGGTGGGTTCGTCGCCGGATACATGGTCACCACTGGGTGGACTGACGGCGCAGTGAACGGTCTCGTCGGAACGACGCTCGGTGCCATCTTCGTGGCAATCGGCCTCGTCCTGTTCAACATCCTGTTCACGGGCGTGTTCTTCGGCCTGACCACGTTCGCGGCGGCCATCGTCATCATCGCCATCGCCGGCATCCCCGGCGCACTCGGTGGCGCACTCGGAACCATGATGAAGGAACGCTCGGCCGCCCGCCGCACCCGACCCGTCGCCTGA
- a CDS encoding PQQ-binding-like beta-propeller repeat protein, with protein sequence MNSPATPSTHPTPSERGGPQSRRTLRRRDLLQLVGSGVLTGLAGCLGGDDSVDDDDLPEGTQFDADWPTYAQDDANTAFLDDGRAVSDPVVEYEADFGMPTWEPAAIGSVAYTASDPIHVVDAAAGEEVEVVPGDTWATPAVLDGSLYSSGITHHGPRRMGVYHAETGRDFRSIELPARPTTAPTFSNDRETMFLGLRDERICAVDLDSAEVKWTRELFGDVHRPLAVNLGFVFVVTEGQRLYCLGTDGSGYWQAALETAEPVAPVVGDERVYIAGWDRIAALEKRNGSVVWEDDEGVHKRLALDGERLYVSRGDLRALDTATGEERWSYSPNEGTSAASVVDDTVYVGTGAGELVALKRDGNGLAGSRERWTISLGTYVGHSFACTDRRVFCPVIRDDGLMSLTVVADASVSGAGTTATAGGEAA encoded by the coding sequence ATGAATTCACCCGCTACACCCTCCACTCACCCCACTCCGAGCGAACGGGGTGGTCCTCAGTCTCGCCGCACGCTCCGGCGGCGTGACCTCCTCCAACTCGTCGGGTCTGGGGTACTCACCGGACTCGCGGGGTGCCTCGGTGGCGACGACAGTGTCGATGACGACGACTTGCCCGAAGGAACGCAGTTCGACGCGGACTGGCCCACCTACGCGCAAGACGACGCGAACACCGCCTTTCTCGACGACGGACGCGCCGTCTCCGACCCCGTCGTCGAGTACGAGGCGGACTTCGGGATGCCGACGTGGGAACCGGCGGCTATCGGGTCCGTCGCGTACACCGCCAGCGACCCGATTCACGTCGTCGACGCCGCTGCGGGCGAGGAAGTCGAAGTCGTCCCCGGCGACACGTGGGCGACGCCTGCCGTCCTCGACGGGTCACTGTACTCGTCGGGCATCACCCACCATGGCCCCCGTCGAATGGGTGTCTATCACGCCGAAACTGGCCGCGACTTCCGTAGCATCGAACTCCCCGCTAGACCGACGACAGCGCCCACCTTCTCGAACGATAGAGAGACGATGTTCCTCGGCCTCCGAGACGAGCGTATCTGTGCAGTCGACCTGGACTCGGCCGAGGTCAAATGGACGCGAGAACTCTTCGGCGACGTTCACCGCCCCCTCGCAGTCAACCTCGGGTTCGTCTTCGTCGTCACCGAAGGCCAGCGACTCTACTGCCTCGGCACCGACGGAAGCGGCTATTGGCAAGCCGCACTCGAAACCGCCGAACCGGTCGCACCGGTCGTCGGCGACGAACGAGTGTACATCGCTGGGTGGGACCGCATCGCTGCGCTGGAAAAGCGGAACGGCAGTGTCGTCTGGGAAGACGACGAAGGCGTTCACAAGCGACTCGCACTGGACGGCGAGCGTCTGTACGTCTCCAGAGGCGACCTGCGTGCACTCGACACCGCGACGGGTGAAGAACGCTGGTCGTACTCGCCGAACGAGGGAACGTCGGCCGCGAGCGTCGTGGACGACACCGTCTACGTCGGCACCGGCGCGGGCGAACTGGTCGCCCTGAAACGCGATGGGAACGGATTGGCTGGGAGTCGCGAGCGCTGGACTATCTCGCTCGGCACGTACGTCGGCCACTCGTTCGCCTGTACCGACCGCCGGGTGTTCTGCCCCGTCATCCGCGACGACGGCCTGATGAGCCTCACCGTCGTCGCCGACGCGTCGGTTTCTGGGGCGGGAACGACCGCGACGGCAGGAGGTGAAGCGGCGTGA
- a CDS encoding DUF63 family protein, with product MAILPEGFALPPLPYLVVLVAGLVGVGVGLVRTRPSVSEGHVLALVPWMVSGSALHVFFVVGLLPPAIEPFAGTPAVYLTVAVLAGATWLGLDATDAATARNLAVPGVALAVLFVAFALGSALVAETLSILWPGIAFVVAVLVTPVTWGVLKRFAPESAAAGLLGVLAIFGHALDAISTAVGIDVLGFGERTPLSRVILDVAGMLPTADLVGVGWLFVLVKLAVASLVVWLLADYIREEPTEGALLLGFVAAVGLGPGVHNLLLFAISGA from the coding sequence ATGGCCATCCTCCCCGAAGGATTCGCGCTTCCCCCACTGCCGTATCTCGTCGTCCTCGTCGCCGGACTCGTCGGTGTCGGCGTCGGCCTCGTCAGAACGCGCCCATCCGTCTCGGAGGGGCACGTCCTCGCACTCGTGCCGTGGATGGTGTCCGGGTCGGCGCTCCACGTCTTCTTCGTCGTCGGCCTGCTTCCCCCCGCTATCGAACCGTTCGCCGGGACGCCAGCAGTCTACCTCACAGTCGCCGTCCTCGCAGGTGCGACGTGGTTGGGACTCGACGCCACAGACGCCGCGACTGCCCGAAATCTCGCTGTTCCCGGTGTCGCCCTCGCTGTCTTGTTCGTCGCGTTCGCACTCGGGAGCGCCCTCGTCGCTGAGACGCTCAGCATCCTCTGGCCCGGTATCGCCTTCGTCGTCGCCGTACTCGTCACCCCGGTGACGTGGGGGGTCCTGAAACGCTTCGCACCCGAATCCGCCGCCGCAGGACTGCTCGGTGTCCTCGCCATCTTCGGCCACGCGCTCGACGCCATCTCGACTGCCGTCGGTATCGACGTCCTCGGCTTCGGCGAGCGAACGCCCCTCTCGCGGGTCATCCTCGACGTCGCCGGGATGCTCCCGACTGCGGACCTCGTCGGCGTCGGGTGGCTGTTCGTCCTCGTGAAACTCGCCGTCGCGAGCCTCGTCGTGTGGCTTCTCGCCGACTACATCCGCGAGGAACCGACCGAGGGTGCACTGCTGTTGGGCTTCGTCGCCGCAGTCGGCCTCGGCCCCGGCGTCCACAACCTGTTGTTGTTCGCCATCTCCGGAGCCTAA
- a CDS encoding HIT family protein — protein sequence MDQLFAPWRIEWVTRDGDQDADDDSCPFCALPERDDDAESNIVARSEHSFVLLNNYPYAPGHVMVIPYRHTGDFADLSDEELLDHARLKSRTLAALDAAFDPDGFNAGENLGGSAAGGSIDDHLHTHVVPRWTGDTNFMPVISDAKVLVQALDDSYDHLHDAFAGLDGGVTDGDDSAVFFDLD from the coding sequence ATGGACCAACTGTTCGCCCCGTGGCGCATCGAGTGGGTGACTCGTGACGGAGACCAGGATGCAGACGACGACTCCTGTCCGTTCTGTGCACTCCCCGAACGTGACGACGACGCCGAGAGCAACATCGTCGCTCGCTCGGAACACTCGTTCGTCCTCCTCAACAACTATCCGTACGCGCCGGGGCACGTGATGGTCATCCCGTACCGTCACACCGGCGACTTCGCCGACCTCTCGGACGAGGAACTCCTCGACCACGCCCGGTTGAAATCGCGTACACTCGCCGCACTCGACGCCGCGTTCGACCCCGACGGGTTCAACGCCGGCGAGAACCTCGGTGGGTCGGCCGCCGGGGGGTCTATCGACGACCACCTCCACACGCACGTCGTCCCTCGCTGGACCGGTGACACGAACTTCATGCCGGTCATCTCGGATGCGAAAGTGCTCGTGCAGGCACTCGACGACTCGTACGACCACCTCCACGACGCCTTTGCGGGACTCGACGGGGGCGTCACCGACGGAGACGACTCGGCCGTCTTCTTCGATTTAGACTGA
- a CDS encoding tRNA (N(6)-L-threonylcarbamoyladenosine(37)-C(2))-methylthiotransferase, protein MARYHIETYGCTSNRGESRAIESALRDAGHYRVDGPEEADVAIMNTCTVVEKTERNMLRRAKELEQETADLVITGCMALAQGNDFREEGIDAQILHWDDVPTAVTNGECPTPGPGVEPVLDGVVGILPIARGCMSNCSYCITKFATGRVDSPSVDENVEKARALVHAGAKELRITGQDTGVYGWDKGDRKLPELLDRICSEIDGEFRVRVGMANPGGVHGIRQELADVFATHDNLYNFIHAPVQSGSDEVLEHMRRQHRVDKFRDIVETFDETLDYWTLSTDFIVGYPTETDEDHAKSMALLREIRPEKINVTRFSKRPGTDAADLKGLGGTIKKERSKEMSEAKMDIVAAAYEEMVGTEHDVLVVEEGTGDSVKCRDEAYRQIIVQNASEHGLEPGDFVRVTVTAHQTVYAFGEPVEAKVDPATA, encoded by the coding sequence ATGGCCCGATACCACATCGAGACGTACGGCTGTACCTCGAACCGCGGCGAGAGCCGTGCCATCGAGAGTGCGCTTCGCGACGCCGGTCACTACCGCGTCGACGGACCCGAGGAAGCCGACGTCGCCATCATGAACACCTGTACGGTCGTGGAGAAGACGGAGCGGAACATGCTCCGTCGGGCCAAAGAACTCGAACAGGAGACGGCTGACCTCGTCATCACCGGGTGCATGGCGTTGGCACAGGGCAACGACTTCCGCGAGGAAGGCATCGACGCCCAGATTCTCCACTGGGACGACGTGCCCACGGCCGTCACCAACGGTGAGTGCCCGACGCCGGGACCGGGCGTCGAACCCGTCTTGGACGGCGTCGTCGGTATCCTCCCCATCGCCCGCGGGTGCATGTCGAACTGCTCGTACTGCATCACCAAGTTCGCCACGGGGCGTGTCGATTCCCCATCCGTCGACGAGAACGTCGAGAAAGCCCGCGCCCTCGTCCACGCTGGCGCGAAAGAACTCCGTATCACCGGACAGGACACGGGCGTCTACGGATGGGACAAAGGCGACCGTAAGCTTCCGGAACTCCTCGACCGCATCTGCTCGGAAATCGACGGCGAGTTCCGCGTCCGCGTCGGTATGGCCAACCCCGGCGGCGTCCACGGCATCCGTCAGGAACTCGCCGACGTGTTCGCCACGCACGACAACCTCTACAACTTCATCCACGCCCCCGTCCAGTCGGGGTCTGACGAGGTGCTCGAACACATGCGCCGACAACACCGCGTCGACAAATTCCGCGACATCGTCGAGACGTTCGACGAGACGCTCGACTACTGGACGCTCTCGACGGACTTCATCGTCGGCTATCCGACCGAAACCGACGAAGACCACGCGAAGTCGATGGCCCTCCTCCGCGAGATTCGCCCCGAGAAAATCAACGTCACGCGCTTCTCGAAGCGCCCCGGCACCGACGCCGCCGACCTGAAGGGCCTCGGAGGGACCATCAAGAAAGAGCGGTCGAAGGAGATGTCAGAAGCGAAGATGGACATCGTCGCCGCCGCCTACGAGGAGATGGTCGGCACCGAACACGACGTGCTCGTCGTCGAAGAGGGAACTGGCGACTCGGTGAAGTGCCGCGACGAGGCCTACCGGCAAATCATCGTCCAGAACGCTTCCGAACACGGCCTCGAACCCGGTGACTTCGTGCGGGTGACTGTCACGGCCCATCAGACGGTGTACGCCTTCGGCGAACCGGTCGAAGCGAAAGTCGACCCAGCAACCGCCTGA